The DNA sequence TTTTTTCTGAATCTTGGAGCGGGAAACGAGACTCGTATCTGGTGTCCGACCCATTGAAATCTAAAGGGTTTCTTTTCTTGCCAGGGCAGGAAAAGACTTAATTTTGGACTTGTTTTTAAAGTACTTCAACGGTCAAAAGGGGTTTATTCCAAGCTGCGCTACTGGATTACATCCGTAGCCAATTGGACGAACGCGCGCCGCCGTTACGAACGGTGAGCCTACCAGAACGGTAAATAACATGATGCAACGCCTGACCGCGCCCAACCTCAATGCATTCCCAAAACCAGTGGGTGCGGCTCGTGTTCGATGAGTACACAGAACTTTATGGCGCTGCGCTGGGCCCAACGATTGAGGAATTGAGCGGCTAGGGTGATGATGAAACTCGGAACCCACCGAACCAAACAAGAACTTGCTGCTCCATCCGCGCCTTCTGCCACTCCCGGCACGAAACGCAACCCGTTCGGCCTAGCCTAGGCTTAGAACTGTGCTCTCCTGTTTTCGAAGGCTGACGAGGCCCACATCAAGCGGTACAGCTGCATTTTGCTCGGGAACTCTTGATAGTAAACCATGCCAACGCAGGTCAAGGCCGACTTGCACGATATACAAGTCGCGATCACACAACTCCGGCTTTTGTTCGGCAAAACGGTCTAACGTCAATTACTCAAAACCGATCTGGCGATTGCAGACTTGGCGTCGATAATAAGTCTAGGAAGAACAAAACACTCAGCGCCATTGGTCGATCCGGGTGACCCCTGCCACTTTGATTTACAACGAGAGTTGCCGTAGTAATGTAAAGGCCTGCTTCATTTGGTCTTCACTGACGACGAACGCCCGTAGCTGCCCTGCCATGTCCAGCCCTTTGGCTACCAGCCCCTGTGCCTCAAGGTTGATCTGCCATTGCAAGTCCTTCCGGTTGGTTTCTCCGGCCAGGTGCAGCGGCATTTCCGGGGTCTTGATCTTCACCAGCATCGCCGGGAACTTCACTTGCTCATCGCCACCCAGCACATTACTCGCCAGGGTCATGGCGCTTAACTGAATGGGTTGTAGAAACGGCAGCAGCTTGCCCTGGATTTGCGCGCAATCGCCAACGGCAAATATGTGTGGGTCAGAGGTGCACATGCGTTCATCAACTTCAATGCCACGATCAACCCGTAGGCCAGCCTGCGCCGCTAACGTCGTATCAGGTTTCAATCCGATTGAGGCAATGATCACATCGGTGGTGATTTGCCGGCCATTGGACAAAGTCGCCAACAGGCTATCGTCTCTCTTTTCAATGGATTCCAAAGCCTGGTTGAACACCATTTCCACCCCCATCTGGCATAACCGATGCTGCAAGCGGCTACTCACCTCAACAGGCAGCAACGATGCCAGCAGGCTGCAGGACTTATCCATCAGTACCACTTGCTTTCCGGCACGATTGACATCCATTGCCAGTTCACTGCCAATCAAGCCGGCTCCCAGAATCAGTACGCGCTCTGCCGCTCTCAGAGCGTGTTGTGCATGACGGTATTCTTGCTGACTATTCAAAGTCACCATCCACTCCCGTCCGGGAATTGGCGGAACGATGGCTTGCGCACCCGTGGCAAGAATCAGTTTGTCGTAGCTGAACGCCTCACTGCCGGCGCTGACACGCTTGTTTTCGCGATCAATTGCAGTCAGCTGGCAACCAGCATTCAGGGTTAACCGATACATCTCGGCAAACTCCGCCGCAGACTGACGAGTCATGTCGTCCGCTGTCTGATTGAGACTGATGACGTGACTCAGGTCGGGCTTGTTGTACTCATCGCAACTGTCTGCAGCAATCAGCCGAATGGGCACCGCTGCATCGAGCCTGCGCAAGTTCTTGACCACCTGACGAGCAGCGAAGCCGGAGCCCACAATGACGATTTCCTTGTTCATTTCGCCTCCGAAGCAAGCTCATCGAATACCGATTTACCCAGTGAACATTCCGGGCACAGGAAGTAATCAGGCACATCACACCAGGCCGTATCGGCCTGCACATCCTGCATTGGTTCCCCGATCGCCGGGTCGTAAATCCATTGGCAGACACTGCACTGCATGCGCGGGCCGTTGTCCGCGATTGGTTCTGCCTGGGCAGTTGCGGCGGCGGCAGATCGTGCGACTTGTGCTTGCGTCGATGGTTGCAGCGCCCATTGCCGAGCAATTTCGCGGCCATGAGCTCGGCAAACCTCAAGCGAGTCACCGTCTGGCCGCCACTTGGCTTTGAGCGTCAATGTGGTTTCAAAACCAGCGTCCATCAAGCGTGTCTGAATACGGTCTACCGCCCCACCATTCCAGCCGTAACTGCCAAACGCCGAAGCCTTTTTGTTACGAAAACGCAGCCCGGTTATTTCCTCCAGCAGGGCGGCGACTTTCGGCATCATGACGTTGTTCATGGTGGACGAGCCCACCAGAACACCTTTTGAGCGGAACACGTTGGTCAGAATCTCATTCTTGTCGTGGCGCGAGACGTTGAAAATCTTCACCGCCACACCCGGATCAACTTCGTGAATGCCTTGTGCGATGGCATCGGCCATCATGCGGGTGTTATTCGACATGGTGTCGTAGAACAATGTGATGCGGTCCTCCTGATAGTCCGCCGCCCATTCCAGATAGCGGTGCACAATCTGCGTCGGATTATCACGCCACACCACGCCATGAGCGGTGGCAATCATATCGACCGGCAGATTGAAACCGAGGATCTCGGTAATCTTAGGAATGACCAGACGACTGAATGGCGTGAGGATATTGGCGTAGTAGCGTTGGCACTGATCGAACAGTTCGTTTTGATCCACTTCATCATTAAACAGGTGTTCGTCGCAGTAATGTTGGCCAAAGGCGTCGTTACTGAACAGTACGGCATCGCCGGTTATGTACGTCATCATGCTGTCTGGCCAATGCAGCATCGGAGTTTCCACGAAAACCAGCTGTTTGCCATTGCCGACATCCAGGGTGTCGCCGGTATGTACGACGTGGAAATCCCACTCTGGATGATGGTGATGACCGTTGATCGAGTCCACGCCATTGGCGGTGCAATAGATCGGCGTATTCGGGATCAGCGACATCAGTTCTGTCAGCGCCCCTGCATGGTCCTCTTCGGCATGATTGATGACGATATAGTCCAGCGTGTTCAGGTCGATTTCCATCGCCAGGTTCTGTATGAACTCCCGGCTGAACCTGTGATCAACCGTATCAATCAGCACGGTCTTTTCTTCACGGATCAGGTAGCTGTTGTAACTGCTACCTTTGTGGCATTTGTATTCTGTGCCATGAAAGTCCCGCACTTCCCAATCGCGCTGACCGACCCAATGGATGTTGTTCTTGACGAGAATTGACATAACCTACCTCGGTAAAAAATGATGTTCTACACCGAAGATGGCAATGTTCGTGCCAGACAATAAGACATTGATTTTAAAGGACAAATAAAACAACTATTGTCAATATGACATTACCCGTTTACTGTCTTTATGACTAATCATTGTCAAAGTGACAAAACATGAGTCTGTCCGTTGAATCCTTGGCGCGCATCGCTATTCAGTTGCAAAGCGGCATTTCCCATCAGGATCGCTTTCAACGTCTAATCAATACC is a window from the Pseudomonas brassicacearum genome containing:
- the norW gene encoding NADH:flavorubredoxin reductase NorW translates to MNKEIVIVGSGFAARQVVKNLRRLDAAVPIRLIAADSCDEYNKPDLSHVISLNQTADDMTRQSAAEFAEMYRLTLNAGCQLTAIDRENKRVSAGSEAFSYDKLILATGAQAIVPPIPGREWMVTLNSQQEYRHAQHALRAAERVLILGAGLIGSELAMDVNRAGKQVVLMDKSCSLLASLLPVEVSSRLQHRLCQMGVEMVFNQALESIEKRDDSLLATLSNGRQITTDVIIASIGLKPDTTLAAQAGLRVDRGIEVDERMCTSDPHIFAVGDCAQIQGKLLPFLQPIQLSAMTLASNVLGGDEQVKFPAMLVKIKTPEMPLHLAGETNRKDLQWQINLEAQGLVAKGLDMAGQLRAFVVSEDQMKQAFTLLRQLSL
- the norV gene encoding anaerobic nitric oxide reductase flavorubredoxin, translated to MSILVKNNIHWVGQRDWEVRDFHGTEYKCHKGSSYNSYLIREEKTVLIDTVDHRFSREFIQNLAMEIDLNTLDYIVINHAEEDHAGALTELMSLIPNTPIYCTANGVDSINGHHHHPEWDFHVVHTGDTLDVGNGKQLVFVETPMLHWPDSMMTYITGDAVLFSNDAFGQHYCDEHLFNDEVDQNELFDQCQRYYANILTPFSRLVIPKITEILGFNLPVDMIATAHGVVWRDNPTQIVHRYLEWAADYQEDRITLFYDTMSNNTRMMADAIAQGIHEVDPGVAVKIFNVSRHDKNEILTNVFRSKGVLVGSSTMNNVMMPKVAALLEEITGLRFRNKKASAFGSYGWNGGAVDRIQTRLMDAGFETTLTLKAKWRPDGDSLEVCRAHGREIARQWALQPSTQAQVARSAAAATAQAEPIADNGPRMQCSVCQWIYDPAIGEPMQDVQADTAWCDVPDYFLCPECSLGKSVFDELASEAK